The Toxorhynchites rutilus septentrionalis strain SRP chromosome 3, ASM2978413v1, whole genome shotgun sequence genome includes a region encoding these proteins:
- the LOC129776844 gene encoding uncharacterized protein LOC129776844 codes for MDGRKNGTSMRHTSKPTTSSRKTVLQGTKNFVWDREEVSSNLPYYDRNYEIPFNRAPNEINFLGGLGSKKPHYRSKVHPQRFSAVQQMLRMRTSNRMLETLTEDLRKVNLCRHTNVRAKQDRNVGEYIKRVTDELQLAGNVERSSPSDQSEIQFQASNKKSLSNDDYKEMIQKLDRILLEDQCPSASQGATFRDWATRERYNFKNRNNIAMVKREKETLESELCSSVDTKSYDYISNDGRRVTKLRKATKIPHLEGYMYGPFTKLPRLDPLLKNETKFGIPLSLLVRSYREMDLKKEGERSVINTRLSHMRIPLCPRSSDESSDDDDKMEEVKMLSFIRTPYFRIPTIRTQKKRRKDRLRSRWLKKDRLKRITMLLYDRSEENMKCKKRSGRQRTDSGSDSGASSATKRQSKQTKTDEMPQCSENRMRYYEFIEEKAREYRKLYDECLQDKLTTFQEFKNKETTSDDKLSDTSRSKSRLGKLKTPEEQEEPVDMAEIRFPSNRFKSLSKSDGLMGSFYIDPEFYEKSKDLKRYKKRSKYYTSLMRGRPSIRQRLQVNAPDFDEEQLGFKTKYFNRLATEWDNYYIHELRYRPRVRKFCPKTDVLNMRDQRRKTFLQYYIAENLLKVREKHLLERKFAQWIKNFCKETKPLFKVWKDKAYDKVLEMSDQAKQAQQDTLRLKNMLQDRQNKVEALTEKILLLEERWTKIMQIRNYYYLLMDPQWRLQNDNLHRALDGSLNSVSECVQNCKSLFIRTEGNNIGTEIAAFYTEKIFPELEKQTNCTPEVGLLLGGLGRINHRTIDLIQKYNNKLMLFSRIDYHYKGVLEEFPRYFANHLDMLELYNNKIEMIQRKNDAMKQQVLRMLGEPLKKCVSSKSMRVTSSIISQLYEYIRKSKKHGKEIVEISSMEKLSIIHQYIIDLLGALDKIPLDILKVSEHEARKNRKKALRQANEALKRKEVFDLLRKQLKLHVKK; via the exons ATGGATGGTCGCAAGAATGGAACCTCCATGCGACATACTTCGAAGCCCACCACGTCTAGTAGGAAAACAGTCCTCCAG GGCACCAAGAACTTCGTCTGGGATCGGGAGGAAGTGTCTTCCAATCTGCCCTATTATGACCGCAACTATGAGATCCCCTTCAATAGGGCCCCGAATGAGATCAATTTTCTGGGTGGTTTGGGCAGCAAGAAACCCCACTACCGATCCAAGGTTCATCCGCAGCGATTTTCTGCGGTCCAGCAGATGCTGAGGATGAGAACTTCCAACAGGATGTTGGAAACGCTAACGGAGGACCTTAGGAAGGTGAATTTGTGTCGCCACACCAATGTTCGGGCTAAGCAAGATAGGAATGTGGGTGAGTACATAAAACGGGTGACGGATGAGTTACAGCTGGCGGGTAATGTGGAACGATCTTCCCCCTCGGATCAGTCGGAGATACAATTCCAAGCTAGCAATAAGAAATCCTTGTCGAATGACGATTACAAAGAGATGATTCAGAAGTTGGACCGGATACTGCTGGAAGATCAATGTCCGAGTGCTAGCCAGGGAGCTACCTTCCGTGATTGGGCCACTAGGGAGCggtataatttcaaaaatcgtaatAACATCGCCATGGTAAAGAGAGAGAAGGAAACACTGGAATCGGAACTTTGTTCGTCGGTGGATACCAAGTCGTACGATTACATCAGCAATGATGGGAGGCGAGTGACAAAGCTACGGAAGGCAACAAAAATTCCCCACCTCGAAGGTTACATGTATGGTCCCTTTACGAAACTTCCCCGGTTGGATCCACTTTTGAAGAATGAAACAAAATTCGGCATTCCTCTCAGCCTATTGGTTCGATCGTATCGCGAAATGGATTTGAAAAAGGAAGGCGAACGAAGCGTGATTAACACGAGACTATCGCACATGCGAATCCCTCTTTGTCCCAGAAGTAGTGACGAATCGTCGGATGACGATGATAAAATGGAAGAGGTGAAAATGTTATCATTCATACGAACACCCTACTTTCGTATTCCGACGATTCGAACCCAAAAGAAACGTCGTAAGGATCGGCTACGCAGTCGTTGGTTGAAAAAGGATCGTCTGAAGAGAATCACTATGCTGTTGTACGATCGATCTGAAGAGAATATGAAATGCAAGAAACGTAGCGGTCGTCAGAGGACTGATTCCGGCTCGGATTCGGGTGCTTCTTCGGCTACAAAACGACAGTCGAAACAAACTAAAACAGACGAAATGCCTCAGTGCTCGGAGAACCGAATGCGTTACTACGAATTTATAGAGGAAAAAGCCCGCGAATATAGAAAGTTGTACGATGAATGTCTGCAAGACAAACTGACGACCTTCCAGgagttcaaaaacaaagaaacaacttCGGATGATAAATTATCGGATACTTCAAGATCCAAGTCGAGACTAGGCAAACTCAAAACACCCGAGGAACAAGAAGAACCGGTGGACATGGCGGAGATTCGTTTCCCCTCCAACCGATTCAAAAGTTTGTCCAAAAGCGATGGTCTCATGGGATCGTTTTATATCGATCCTGAGTTTTACGAAAAGTCGAAGGATTTAAAAAGGT aCAAGAAGCGATCCAAATACTACACTAGCCTGATGCGAGGTCGGCCCAGCATACGGCAGCGTTTGCAGGTCAACGCGCCGGACTTCGACGAGGAGCAGCTTGGCTTCAAAACGAAGTACTTCAACCGTCTGGCAACCGAGTGGGACAACTACTACATCCACGAGCTCCGCTATCGTCCACGAGTGCGCAAGTTCTGCCCCAAAACCGATGTGCTCAACATGCGCGATCAGCGGCGCAAAACGTTCCTCCAGTATTACATCGCCGAGAATTTGCTCAAAGTTCGCGAGAAACATTTGCTGGAGAGAAAATTCGCCCAATGGATCAAAAATTTCTGCAAGGAAACTAAACCACTGTTCAAGGTATGGAAGGATAAAGCCTATGACAAGGTGTTGGAGATGTCAGATCAGGCGAAGCAAGCCCAACAGGATACGTTGAGATTGAAGAATATGCTGCAGGACCGACAAAATAAGGTAGAGGCACTCACGGAGAAGATCCTGCTGCTAGAGGAACGATGGACCAAAATTATGCAAATCAGG AACTACTACTATCTCTTGATGGACCCGCAGTGGAGACTGCAGAACGATAACCTTCATAGAGCTCTCGACGGATCTCTAAATTCC GTCTCGGAGTGCGTTCAAAACTGCAAATCACTTTTCATTCGTACGGAAGGAAATAACATCGGTACGGAGATTGCTGCCTTCTACACGGAGAAAATCTTCCCGGAACTTGAGAAGCAAACCAACTGCACCCCGGAAGTGGGTCTACTTCTCGGGGGATTGGGACGGATCAATCATCGAACGATTGATTTGATTCAAAAGTACAACAACAAACTGATGCTGTTCAGCCGAATCGATTACCACTACAAGGGGGTTCTGGAGGAGTTTCCGAGGTACTTTGCTAACCATCTCGATATGCTGGAGCTGTATAACAATAAAATAGAGATGATTCAGAGGAAGAATGACGCGATGAAGCAACAGGTGCTAAGGATGTTGGGAGAGCCGTTGAAAAAGTGTGTCAGCAG CAAATCAATGAGGGTTACATCTTCTATCATCAGCCAGTTGTACGAGTACATACGGAAATCAAAAAAACATGGCAAGGAGATAGTTGAAATCAGCAGCATGGAGAAACTATCGATTATACACCAATATATTATA GACTTACTGGGGGCATTGGACAAGATCCCGCTGGACATCCTCAAGGTTTCGGAGCATGAAGCCAGAAAGAATCGTAAGAAAGCCTTACGGCAAGCGAACGAGGCTTTGAAGCGGAAAGAAGTGTTCGATTTGTTGAGAAAGCAGCTGAAACTGCACGTGAAAAAATAA